In the genome of Saccharomonospora viridis DSM 43017, one region contains:
- a CDS encoding metal-sensitive transcriptional regulator encodes MPGYTSDKDAYLKRLRRIEGQIRGLQRMVENDEYCIDVLTQIAAATKALQAVSLGLLEEHLRHCVAEAISEGGERADEKVREASAAIARLVRS; translated from the coding sequence ATGCCGGGATACACCTCCGACAAGGACGCCTACCTCAAGCGGCTGCGCCGGATCGAAGGACAGATCCGAGGGCTTCAGCGGATGGTCGAAAACGACGAATACTGCATCGACGTACTCACGCAGATCGCCGCGGCGACCAAGGCGCTCCAAGCCGTGTCACTGGGGCTGTTGGAAGAGCATCTCCGGCACTGTGTCGCCGAGGCGATCAGCGAGGGTGGCGAGAGGGCCGACGAGAAGGTCCGTGAGGCCAGTGCCGCCATCGCCCGCTTGGTGCGTTCCTGA
- a CDS encoding heavy-metal-associated domain-containing protein produces MVQQTYTVTGMTCEHCARSVREEVGEITGVTDVAVDVPTGKVTITSDTEIAVDDVRNAVEEAGYTLHA; encoded by the coding sequence ATGGTTCAGCAGACCTACACCGTGACCGGCATGACCTGCGAGCACTGCGCTCGTTCGGTGCGCGAGGAGGTCGGTGAGATCACCGGCGTCACCGACGTGGCCGTGGACGTGCCCACGGGGAAGGTCACCATCACCAGTGACACGGAGATCGCGGTCGACGACGTACGTAACGCGGTGGAAGAGGCCGGTTACACGTTGCACGCCTGA
- a CDS encoding heavy metal translocating P-type ATPase, with protein sequence MSSNVASSSAQRDIELAIGGMTCASCARRVERRLNKLDGVSATVNYATEKAKVSFPAALDPAELVRTVEAAGYSAELPRQRAEDDADESAGALRRRLVIAAVLSVPVILLAMIPALQFDYWQWVSLVLATPVVTWAAWPFHRAAWTNLRHRAATMDTLVSMGVVAAFAWSLYALVFGSAGTLGMTHAFELTIERTSGDGNIYFEVAAGVTTFILAGRYFEARSKRRAGAALRALLELGAKDVSVLRDGEEHRVPVDSLTVGDVFVVRPGDKIATDGVVEEGNSAVDVSMLTGESVPVEVGPGDTVVGATVNSGGRLLVRATRVGSDTQLAQMARLVEQAQTGKAAVQRLADRVSGVFVPIVIVLALGTLGFWLLTGAAAAAAFTAAVAVLIIACPCALGLATPTALLVGTGRGAQLGILIKGPEVLESTRRVDTVVLDKTGTITTGRMTLVDVRVAEGEDVDKVLRLAGSLENASEHPIARAIAKGAAERVGALGSVEDFINVEGLGVRGIVDEHVVLVGRTALLDRWSQHLPPELARAKADAEAEGKTAVAVGWDGKARAVLVVADTVKPTSAEGVARLRGLGLTPVLLTGDNEAVARSVAAEVGITEVIAEVLPQQKVDVVKRFQTDGRVVAMVGDGVNDAAALAQADLGLAMGTGTDVAIEAGDLTLVRGDLRVAADAIRLSRRTLATIKGNLFWAFAYNVAALPLAAAGLLNPMLAGAAMAFSSVFVVSNSLRLKGFRGTVTDTPHAQGDRDRTEAAEERAAVAG encoded by the coding sequence ATGAGTTCCAACGTTGCTTCCTCGTCCGCACAGCGTGACATCGAGCTCGCGATCGGCGGGATGACGTGCGCGTCCTGCGCTCGTCGTGTCGAGCGCAGACTCAACAAGCTCGACGGGGTCAGCGCCACGGTGAACTACGCCACCGAGAAGGCGAAGGTCAGTTTCCCCGCCGCGCTGGACCCGGCCGAGCTCGTCCGCACGGTGGAGGCCGCGGGCTACTCCGCCGAGCTGCCGAGACAGCGGGCCGAGGATGACGCCGACGAGTCGGCCGGGGCGTTGCGTCGGCGGCTTGTCATCGCGGCCGTGCTGTCGGTGCCGGTGATCCTGCTGGCCATGATCCCGGCGCTGCAGTTCGACTACTGGCAGTGGGTCTCCCTGGTCCTGGCGACTCCTGTGGTGACGTGGGCGGCGTGGCCGTTCCACCGGGCCGCGTGGACCAACCTGCGGCACCGGGCGGCCACGATGGACACGCTGGTCTCGATGGGGGTCGTGGCGGCCTTCGCGTGGTCGCTGTACGCCCTGGTGTTCGGCAGCGCGGGGACTTTGGGGATGACGCACGCGTTCGAGCTGACGATCGAGCGCACGAGCGGCGACGGCAACATCTACTTCGAGGTCGCGGCCGGGGTGACGACGTTCATCCTGGCCGGCCGTTACTTCGAGGCCCGGTCCAAACGGCGCGCCGGTGCCGCGCTGCGGGCGCTGTTGGAGTTGGGGGCGAAGGACGTCTCCGTGCTCCGTGACGGGGAGGAACACCGTGTCCCCGTCGACTCCCTGACCGTGGGCGACGTGTTCGTCGTCCGACCGGGAGACAAGATCGCCACCGACGGTGTCGTGGAGGAAGGCAACTCGGCCGTCGACGTCAGCATGCTCACGGGCGAGTCGGTCCCGGTCGAGGTCGGACCCGGCGACACGGTCGTCGGGGCCACGGTGAACTCGGGCGGGCGACTGCTGGTGCGGGCGACCCGGGTGGGTTCGGACACCCAGCTCGCGCAGATGGCGCGACTGGTCGAACAGGCCCAGACGGGTAAGGCCGCCGTGCAGCGGCTGGCGGACCGGGTCTCGGGCGTGTTCGTGCCGATCGTCATCGTCCTCGCGCTCGGCACGCTCGGGTTCTGGCTGCTCACCGGTGCCGCCGCTGCGGCGGCGTTCACCGCGGCGGTCGCGGTGCTGATCATCGCCTGTCCGTGTGCGTTGGGGTTGGCCACGCCCACGGCACTGCTGGTGGGAACCGGTCGGGGAGCCCAGCTGGGCATCCTGATCAAGGGGCCCGAGGTGTTGGAGTCGACCCGTCGGGTGGACACGGTCGTGCTGGACAAGACCGGCACGATCACGACCGGCAGGATGACGTTGGTCGACGTGCGGGTGGCCGAGGGCGAGGACGTCGACAAGGTGCTGCGCCTGGCCGGGTCGTTGGAGAACGCGTCCGAACACCCGATCGCGCGGGCGATCGCGAAGGGCGCGGCCGAACGTGTCGGTGCGCTCGGCTCGGTCGAGGACTTCATCAACGTCGAGGGGCTCGGTGTGCGCGGGATCGTGGACGAGCACGTCGTGCTGGTCGGGCGCACCGCGCTGCTGGACCGGTGGAGTCAACACCTGCCCCCGGAACTCGCCCGGGCGAAGGCCGACGCCGAGGCCGAGGGCAAGACCGCCGTCGCCGTCGGCTGGGACGGGAAGGCCAGGGCGGTGCTCGTCGTGGCCGACACGGTGAAGCCGACGTCCGCCGAGGGGGTCGCGCGGTTGCGTGGGCTGGGGTTGACCCCGGTGCTGCTGACCGGTGACAACGAGGCCGTCGCCAGGTCCGTCGCCGCCGAGGTCGGCATCACCGAGGTGATCGCCGAGGTGCTGCCGCAGCAGAAGGTGGACGTCGTGAAACGCTTCCAGACCGACGGCAGGGTCGTCGCGATGGTGGGGGACGGGGTCAACGACGCCGCCGCGCTGGCCCAGGCCGACCTGGGCCTGGCGATGGGCACGGGCACCGACGTGGCCATCGAGGCCGGTGACCTCACGCTCGTGCGGGGCGATCTCCGGGTCGCGGCCGACGCGATCCGGTTGTCCCGTCGCACGCTCGCCACCATCAAGGGCAACCTGTTCTGGGCCTTCGCCTACAACGTGGCCGCGCTTCCGCTGGCCGCCGCGGGATTGCTCAATCCGATGCTGGCGGGCGCGGCGATGGCGTTCAGTTCGGTGTTCGTGGTGAGCAACAGCCTCCGGCTCAAGGGTTTCCGCGGCACCGTGACCGACACCCCGCACGCACAAGGGGATCGGGACCGGACTGAAGCGGCCGAGGAGCGGGCCGCCGTCGCGGGCTGA